Sequence from the Brevundimonas sp. SGAir0440 genome:
CTCTGCAGTCAGGATGTGAGCTGCCCGATCCACAATACGGGCCGTAACGCCTCCGGCGTAGCTGTCGATCAGCAGTGACTCGAACGAGACAGCCAAACTGACGATCGCCTCGTGATCCGTTCCACTGCCGGTAAAGGATCGTCGGAACCAATAGACGGAATCGCTGACCTTGGCAGCAAAACGGGTCCGAGCTGTCTTGGGCCGCGCGGGCCCAACATTGGCTCGATGGAAATCTCCCAAAGCCGTCACGGCAGCCTCTACCCTGTCCTTCACAGCTTGGGAGGCGGCCATTGCCTCGAGCTGCAGATCCACGTTCAGGTCAGAGAGTTGCGCTAACCCGGTCGCAGAGAGGTTCATCGGAACGCGACGGTACGACAGATCACGCCCCCCGCCGGCATTCTCGAAGACGAGGTAGTGCCTGATATCCAGCGTCTCTCCGCTGGAGCGCGAGCTGCTGTATCGCCCGCTGGACTGCGGATCGATCAGAACCGAAAGCAGCATGACGAGCGCGGCGCCGAGCCCGAGCTTGCGCATATATTCGGATTGGTTCTCGTAGGCCCCAACCGCATACGACCGCACGCGGATCATCATGAGTGGATTCTCGGATAACCACTTGAGCCGCGGATTGGCGTGTTCCTGAAGAAGCGCGTGGGTCGGAATGGGCGACGAGATCCCAAGAGCCGAGGCCGCTCGCTCAACGAATTCGACGGTCTTTTGGATCGACTGGGTTTGCGGCACTACGGCGATGCCCAACGCCGCGAAGGCGACATCT
This genomic interval carries:
- a CDS encoding HEPN domain-containing protein produces the protein MIPSPAPITTTRRKQVVATTTLLNRLRGSESLDEFVYNFGEDTREFKQVEAAIKPLRLELHALLNQQDVHVGIEIIDPLIFRLIRGGSVDPVGDAVAELNQQSFHEPGFVLYPLHGYGVMRRFRLGAPEIEDVAFAALGIAVVPQTQSIQKTVEFVERAASALGISSPIPTHALLQEHANPRLKWLSENPLMMIRVRSYAVGAYENQSEYMRKLGLGAALVMLLSVLIDPQSSGRYSSSRSSGETLDIRHYLVFENAGGGRDLSYRRVPMNLSATGLAQLSDLNVDLQLEAMAASQAVKDRVEAAVTALGDFHRANVGPARPKTARTRFAAKVSDSVYWFRRSFTGSGTDHEAIVSLAVSFESLLIDSYAGGVTARIVDRAAHILTAEGQPDPVVEIVRKLFSARGDVVHSGSTSSKLDLPLARKAYAVCLVHLLERLGRVQENTTTAVRDLLGDVRPVRPKLWERLAKAWRAFSYG